Proteins encoded together in one Acidimicrobiales bacterium window:
- a CDS encoding protein-tyrosine phosphatase family protein: protein MRTRVVVMCPECQVHWYVGAGEAGCRDAGHEHQRFEVHVHRAAVVLPDGTEVTAVSFDAVDPYARDQPPDFGLYLDQRWQPPWAHDHLDWPDFGILEDPAPVVAALRSLRDRARAGEQVEVGCLGGHGRTGTALAALAVLGSHPPDEAVAWVRANYCADAVETDEQEAFVVRLGR, encoded by the coding sequence ATGCGGACACGGGTGGTCGTGATGTGCCCGGAGTGCCAGGTGCACTGGTACGTCGGGGCCGGGGAGGCCGGGTGCCGCGATGCCGGGCACGAGCACCAGCGGTTCGAGGTGCACGTCCATCGGGCGGCGGTCGTGCTGCCCGACGGCACCGAGGTCACCGCCGTCTCGTTCGACGCCGTCGACCCCTACGCCCGCGACCAGCCGCCCGACTTCGGCCTGTACCTGGACCAGCGGTGGCAGCCGCCGTGGGCCCACGACCACCTCGACTGGCCTGACTTCGGGATCCTGGAGGATCCGGCCCCGGTCGTCGCCGCCCTGCGCTCCCTGCGAGACCGGGCTCGTGCCGGCGAGCAGGTGGAGGTCGGTTGCCTCGGCGGCCACGGGCGCACCGGAACGGCCCTGGCCGCCCTCGCCGTCCTCGGGAGCCACCCACCGGACGAGGCCGTCGCCTGGGTTCGCGCCAACTACTGCGCCGACGCCGTCGAGACCGACGAACAAGAGGCGTTCGTGGTCCGACTCGGCCGCTGA